One genomic window of Bacillus mycoides includes the following:
- the ribBA gene encoding bifunctional 3,4-dihydroxy-2-butanone-4-phosphate synthase/GTP cyclohydrolase II produces MFHRIEEALEDLKQGKVVIVCDDENRENEGDFIALAEYITPETINFMITHGRGLVCVPITEQYAERLQLEPMVSHNTDSHHTAFTVSIDHVSTTTGISAHERATTIQELLNPASKGTDFNRPGHIFPLIAKEGGVLRRAGHTEAAVDLAKLCGAEPAGVICEIINEDGTMARVPDLIQCAKQFDIKMITIEDLIAYRRHHETLVTREVEITLPTDFGTFHAIGYSNSLDMKEHIALVKGDVSTGEPVLVRVHSECLTGDVFGSCRCDCGPQLHAALAQIEREGKGVLLYMRQEGRGIGLLNKLRAYKLQEEGFDTVEANEKLGFPADLRDYGIGAQILKDLGLQSLRLLTNNPRKIAGLQGYDLEVTERVPLQMPAKEENKTYLQTKVNKLGHLLNL; encoded by the coding sequence ATGTTTCATCGTATTGAAGAAGCTCTAGAAGATTTAAAACAAGGAAAAGTCGTTATCGTATGTGATGATGAAAACCGAGAAAATGAAGGCGATTTTATTGCTTTAGCAGAGTACATTACACCAGAAACGATTAATTTTATGATTACACATGGTCGTGGTCTCGTTTGCGTACCGATTACGGAGCAATACGCAGAACGTCTACAGTTAGAACCAATGGTTTCTCATAATACCGATTCGCATCATACTGCTTTTACAGTAAGCATCGATCACGTTTCTACAACAACAGGCATTAGTGCTCATGAGCGTGCTACAACAATACAGGAATTATTAAATCCCGCATCTAAAGGAACTGATTTTAACCGCCCTGGACATATCTTTCCATTAATTGCGAAAGAAGGTGGCGTCCTTCGCCGCGCAGGTCATACAGAAGCTGCTGTTGATTTAGCAAAACTTTGCGGAGCTGAGCCAGCCGGCGTCATTTGCGAGATTATAAATGAAGATGGGACGATGGCACGTGTACCTGATTTAATACAGTGTGCAAAACAATTTGATATAAAAATGATTACAATTGAAGATTTAATTGCTTATCGCCGCCATCACGAAACACTTGTGACGAGAGAAGTGGAAATTACATTACCTACAGATTTCGGTACTTTTCATGCAATTGGCTATTCTAACTCATTAGATATGAAAGAACATATCGCGCTCGTAAAAGGTGATGTTTCAACAGGCGAACCTGTACTTGTACGCGTTCATTCAGAATGCTTGACAGGAGATGTATTTGGTTCGTGCCGCTGTGATTGCGGACCACAACTACATGCTGCACTTGCTCAAATTGAGCGTGAAGGAAAAGGTGTTCTTCTCTATATGAGACAAGAGGGACGCGGCATTGGCCTTCTTAATAAGCTTCGCGCTTATAAGTTACAAGAAGAAGGGTTCGATACTGTAGAAGCAAATGAAAAACTTGGGTTCCCAGCTGATCTTCGTGATTACGGTATTGGTGCTCAAATTTTAAAGGATTTAGGTTTACAAAGTTTACGATTATTAACGAATAATCCACGAAAAATTGCTGGCTTACAAGGTTACGATTTAGAAGTAACCGAGCGTGTACCGTTGCAAATGCCAGCAAAAGAAGAAAATAAAACGTATTTACAAACGAAAGTAAACAAATTAGGACATTTACTAAACTTATAA
- the ribH gene encoding 6,7-dimethyl-8-ribityllumazine synthase, translating into MVFEGHLVGTGLKVGVVVGRFNEFITSKLLGGALDGLKRHGVEENDIDVAWVPGAFEIPLIAKKMANNGKYDAVITLGTVIRGATTHYDYVCNEVAKGVASLSLQTDIPVIFGVLTTETIEQAIERAGTKAGNKGYESAVAAIEMAHLSKQWA; encoded by the coding sequence ATGGTATTCGAAGGTCATTTAGTTGGTACAGGATTAAAAGTTGGGGTTGTTGTTGGACGTTTTAATGAGTTTATTACAAGTAAGTTACTTGGCGGAGCTTTAGATGGATTAAAGCGTCACGGTGTAGAAGAGAATGATATTGATGTTGCATGGGTTCCTGGTGCATTTGAAATTCCTTTAATCGCTAAAAAAATGGCAAATAATGGAAAATATGATGCTGTTATTACATTAGGTACAGTAATTCGCGGTGCTACAACGCATTACGATTACGTTTGTAATGAAGTAGCAAAAGGTGTTGCATCTTTATCACTACAAACGGATATTCCAGTTATTTTCGGTGTATTAACGACAGAAACAATTGAACAAGCGATTGAACGTGCAGGTACAAAAGCTGGCAATAAAGGCTATGAATCAGCAGTTGCTGCGATTGAAATGGCTCATTTATCAAAACAATGGGCTTAA
- the bioB gene encoding biotin synthase, with product MKQVQTKRDWKKLAYDVVEEKMITKEDAIAILEADDAEVLEIMNAAYIIRHHHFGKKVKLNMIINTKSGLCPEDCGYCSQSIISEAPIDKYAWLTQEKIVEGAHEAIRRKAGTYCIVASGRRPTDKEVNHVIGAVKEIRETTDLKICCCLGFLNEDQAGQLAEAGVHRYNHNLNTHANNYDSICSTHTYDDRVDTVQKAKQAGISPCSGAIFGMGETIEQRAEIAFELQRLDADSIPCNFLVAVKGTPLEGQKELTPVECLKVLAMMRFVNPTKEIRISGGRELNLRSVQPLGLFAANSIFVGDYLTTAGQEPTADWGMIEDLGFEIEECAL from the coding sequence ATGAAACAAGTACAAACAAAAAGGGATTGGAAAAAACTTGCATACGACGTAGTAGAAGAGAAAATGATTACGAAAGAAGATGCAATTGCAATATTAGAAGCTGATGATGCAGAGGTTTTAGAAATTATGAATGCAGCTTACATCATTCGCCATCATCATTTTGGTAAGAAAGTAAAGTTGAACATGATTATAAATACGAAATCTGGATTATGTCCTGAAGATTGCGGGTATTGTTCACAGTCTATTATTTCAGAGGCACCGATTGATAAGTATGCATGGTTAACACAAGAGAAAATTGTTGAAGGAGCGCACGAAGCAATTCGTCGTAAAGCAGGTACATATTGTATTGTTGCATCTGGTCGTCGTCCGACGGATAAAGAAGTAAATCACGTTATTGGAGCAGTGAAGGAAATTCGTGAAACGACAGATTTGAAAATTTGCTGTTGTTTAGGATTTTTAAATGAAGATCAAGCAGGTCAGTTAGCAGAAGCTGGTGTGCATCGTTATAACCACAATTTAAATACACATGCCAACAATTATGATAGCATTTGTTCAACGCATACGTATGACGATCGTGTTGATACAGTCCAAAAAGCGAAGCAAGCCGGTATTTCTCCATGCTCTGGAGCAATTTTCGGAATGGGAGAAACGATTGAACAGCGCGCTGAAATTGCCTTTGAATTACAACGTTTAGATGCGGATTCTATTCCGTGTAATTTCCTTGTTGCTGTAAAGGGTACTCCGCTTGAAGGACAAAAAGAATTAACACCTGTAGAATGTTTAAAAGTGCTGGCGATGATGCGTTTTGTAAATCCAACAAAAGAAATTCGTATTTCAGGCGGTCGAGAACTTAATTTACGTTCTGTACAGCCACTTGGTTTATTTGCAGCAAACTCTATCTTTGTCGGGGACTATTTAACAACAGCTGGACAAGAGCCGACTGCGGACTGGGGTATGATTGAAGATTTAGGATTTGAGATTGAAGAATGTGCGCTATAA
- the bioC gene encoding malonyl-ACP O-methyltransferase BioC: MINKTLLQKRFNGAAVSYDQYANVQKKMAHSLLSILKRRYSETSSIRILELGCGTGYVTEQLSKLFPKAQITAVDFAESMITIAKTRQNTENVTFHCEDIERLRLEESYDVIISNATFQWLNNVKQVIRNLFHHLSTDGIVLFSTFGQETFQELHASFQRAKEEKNIQNETLIGQRFYSKDQLLHICKIETGDVHVSETCYIERFAEVREFLHSIRKVGATNSNEESYCQSPSLFRTMLRIYERDFTEKEGIVATYHALFTYITKEGKR; the protein is encoded by the coding sequence ATGATCAACAAAACGTTACTACAAAAACGGTTTAATGGGGCAGCCGTATCTTACGATCAATATGCAAATGTACAAAAAAAGATGGCACATTCGTTACTTTCTATATTGAAGCGGCGATATAGTGAAACATCATCAATACGTATTTTAGAACTTGGATGCGGGACAGGTTATGTCACAGAGCAATTATCAAAGTTATTTCCAAAAGCACAAATTACAGCCGTTGATTTTGCTGAAAGTATGATTACGATTGCAAAAACTAGACAAAATACCGAAAATGTGACGTTTCATTGTGAGGATATTGAACGATTACGATTAGAAGAATCATATGATGTTATTATTTCGAATGCCACATTTCAATGGCTTAACAATGTAAAACAAGTGATAAGAAATTTATTTCATCATTTGTCTACAGATGGGATAGTACTCTTTTCCACCTTTGGACAAGAAACTTTTCAAGAGCTCCATGCTTCGTTTCAGCGAGCGAAAGAGGAAAAAAACATTCAAAATGAAACTTTGATTGGTCAACGTTTTTATTCGAAAGATCAGTTGCTTCATATATGCAAGATAGAAACAGGGGATGTGCATGTTTCTGAAACATGCTACATAGAAAGATTTGCAGAAGTTAGGGAATTCCTACATTCTATTCGAAAAGTAGGAGCGACCAATAGTAATGAAGAGTCTTATTGTCAAAGCCCTTCACTCTTTCGTACGATGCTTCGTATATACGAAAGAGACTTCACGGAAAAAGAAGGGATAGTAGCAACATATCATGCTTTATTTACGTATATAACAAAAGAGGGGAAGAGATGA
- a CDS encoding alpha/beta fold hydrolase, with translation MKELKVIFIPGWGMEEDVWTFVLPYFKDYPVQCLDWRNVKEQSEFAGRIIEVARDENVILVGWSLGALAAIQAYKKIKAKGIVLIGGTAKFTNTSDYTSGWNSLHVERMKKNLTRKKEDTLNRFYENIFTKNELKENTSFKEIALNFKGDSIQSLQLGLDYLIETDMRNELTDIKVPLLLLHGEQDVICPLSAVHNMTENTNATLKVVSGAGHALCVTNFEYCANEIIQFVEGIRHDQQNVTTKTV, from the coding sequence ATGAAAGAGCTAAAGGTTATTTTTATTCCTGGGTGGGGAATGGAAGAAGATGTTTGGACTTTTGTACTTCCGTATTTTAAAGACTATCCTGTTCAATGTTTAGATTGGCGTAATGTGAAAGAACAAAGTGAATTTGCGGGACGAATAATAGAGGTAGCACGTGATGAAAATGTAATTTTAGTTGGATGGTCATTAGGAGCATTAGCGGCAATTCAAGCTTATAAAAAGATTAAGGCGAAAGGTATTGTACTAATTGGTGGTACTGCTAAATTTACAAATACGAGCGACTATACAAGCGGATGGAATTCTTTGCATGTAGAACGTATGAAAAAGAATTTAACGAGAAAGAAAGAAGATACTTTGAATCGTTTCTATGAAAATATATTTACAAAAAATGAGCTGAAGGAGAATACGAGTTTTAAAGAGATTGCGCTGAATTTTAAAGGGGACTCGATTCAGTCTTTACAATTAGGCTTAGATTATTTAATAGAAACAGATATGAGAAACGAATTAACAGATATCAAAGTCCCGTTGTTACTTCTTCATGGAGAACAGGATGTGATATGTCCATTATCCGCAGTTCATAATATGACGGAGAATACGAATGCTACGCTAAAAGTAGTAAGCGGGGCTGGTCATGCATTATGTGTAACGAATTTCGAATATTGCGCGAATGAGATAATCCAATTTGTAGAGGGGATACGACATGATCAACAAAACGTTACTACAAAAACGGTTTAA
- the bioF gene encoding 8-amino-7-oxononanoate synthase: protein MNQKWRAHLQSKIEQLREQGQYRNLHVTEKAEETWLIRNEKRMLNLASNNYLGLAGDERLKEAAIAGTRKYGTGATASRLVVGNYRLYEEVERSICNWKGTERALIVNSGYTANVGVLSSLAGRHDIVFSDKLNHASIVDGIILSGAEHKRYRHNDLDHLEKMLKVASPEKRKLIVTDTVFSMDGDTAYLRDLVKLKEKYGAIIIVDEAHASGIYGIGGAGLSHIEKDLAQKIDIHMGTFSKALGCYGAYLTGDAIYIEYLQNMMRSFVFTTALPPGALGAVQKAIEIVKEDNERRENLIANGAYFRTHLQEAGFDIGNSSTHIVPIVVGSNENALRFSEKLQEIGIAAIAIRPPTVPIGSSRIRFAVTSQHTMADLKWAIQHIIRIGKEEGFLV from the coding sequence ATGAATCAAAAGTGGCGCGCGCATCTTCAATCTAAAATAGAACAATTAAGAGAGCAAGGACAGTATCGTAATTTGCATGTGACAGAGAAAGCGGAAGAGACATGGCTTATTCGAAATGAGAAAAGGATGCTAAATTTAGCGTCAAATAATTATTTAGGGTTAGCTGGAGATGAAAGGTTGAAAGAAGCTGCTATTGCTGGCACAAGAAAATATGGAACTGGAGCGACAGCATCTCGTCTCGTTGTAGGAAATTATCGACTGTATGAAGAGGTTGAGAGAAGTATATGCAACTGGAAAGGTACTGAAAGAGCGTTAATCGTAAATAGTGGGTATACAGCAAATGTAGGTGTACTCTCTTCTTTAGCTGGTCGTCACGATATTGTTTTTAGTGATAAATTAAATCACGCAAGTATTGTTGATGGAATTATATTAAGCGGTGCAGAACATAAAAGGTATCGTCATAATGATTTGGATCATTTAGAGAAGATGTTGAAAGTAGCGTCACCTGAAAAGAGGAAATTAATCGTAACTGATACTGTTTTTAGTATGGATGGTGATACTGCATATTTGAGAGATTTAGTGAAGCTGAAAGAGAAATACGGGGCAATCATTATAGTTGATGAAGCACATGCGAGTGGAATATATGGAATCGGTGGAGCTGGATTATCTCATATAGAAAAAGATCTTGCTCAAAAAATCGATATACATATGGGGACGTTTAGCAAGGCTTTAGGGTGTTATGGTGCGTATTTAACAGGTGATGCAATTTATATAGAGTACTTACAAAATATGATGAGAAGCTTTGTTTTTACTACAGCTTTACCACCAGGAGCATTAGGAGCAGTGCAAAAAGCAATTGAGATTGTAAAAGAAGATAACGAAAGAAGAGAGAACCTTATAGCGAATGGTGCATATTTCAGGACGCATTTACAAGAAGCTGGTTTTGACATTGGGAATAGCTCAACTCATATTGTACCAATTGTAGTCGGTTCAAATGAAAATGCTTTACGGTTTAGTGAAAAATTACAAGAGATAGGTATCGCAGCTATTGCAATTCGTCCGCCAACTGTTCCGATTGGTAGTTCCCGAATTCGCTTTGCTGTTACGTCACAACATACAATGGCGGATTTAAAATGGGCCATTCAGCATATTATACGCATCGGTAAAGAAGAGGGGTTTTTAGTATGA
- the bioD gene encoding dethiobiotin synthase: protein MSGFFITATDTEVGKTVVTGALAGIFRERGYNVGVYKPLQSGHVASNPEGDAARLKAISGVPTKENKICPYSIEEALAPRLAMKRAGRTVTLKEITDHYNELLKEFNSLFVEGAGGLAVPYTEDALVIDFAKELQLPLIVVARPTLGTVNHTVLTISYARAHGLTVAGVILSGCKECEKERVQENKEMIEELIGVPVLGLLPFLEGEFTREELLESAKEHIMISKLEESIQNESKVARASSI, encoded by the coding sequence ATGAGTGGTTTCTTTATAACAGCAACGGATACAGAAGTTGGAAAAACGGTAGTGACAGGAGCATTGGCAGGTATATTTCGAGAGCGTGGATATAATGTTGGTGTATATAAACCGTTGCAAAGTGGACATGTTGCATCAAATCCTGAGGGAGATGCAGCAAGATTAAAAGCAATATCGGGTGTGCCGACAAAAGAAAATAAAATTTGTCCGTATTCCATTGAAGAAGCACTTGCTCCGAGACTTGCTATGAAAAGAGCTGGAAGGACAGTAACGTTAAAAGAAATTACTGATCACTATAATGAACTACTAAAAGAGTTTAATAGCCTATTTGTAGAAGGGGCTGGTGGGCTTGCAGTCCCATATACAGAAGATGCTTTAGTAATCGATTTTGCAAAAGAATTACAGCTTCCTCTTATTGTAGTAGCGCGTCCTACACTAGGAACAGTGAATCATACTGTCTTAACGATTTCTTATGCAAGGGCACATGGCTTAACAGTAGCAGGTGTCATTTTGTCTGGTTGTAAAGAATGTGAAAAAGAAAGAGTACAAGAAAACAAAGAAATGATTGAAGAGTTGATCGGGGTACCGGTTTTAGGTTTATTACCATTCCTTGAAGGTGAATTTACTAGGGAAGAATTATTGGAATCGGCAAAAGAACATATTATGATTTCAAAATTAGAGGAGTCCATCCAAAATGAATCAAAAGTGGCGCGCGCATCTTCAATCTAA
- the bioA gene encoding adenosylmethionine--8-amino-7-oxononanoate transaminase: MLTIFMNKLTLGVTIVAVNSNTSEKSSYTYEELSKKNKDYVWHPFTQMKDYLEEDPVIIERGEGRKLYDVNGNEYWDGVSSIWLNVHGHQVPELDEAIREQLNKIAHSTMLGLANVPSILLAEKIIDVAPEGLKKVFYSDSGSTAVEIAIKMAFQYWQHKGKPRKQRFVTLKEAYHGDTIGAVSVGAIDLFHQVYSSLLFEAIKMPYPYTYRSPYGDNKEQIVKKHLEEMEELLQEKHEEVAAIIVEPLMQGAGGMITMPKGYLKGLRDLCTKYNVLFITDEVATGFGRTGKMFACEHEDVTPDILTAGKGLTGGYLPVAITVTTDEIYNAFLGDYEEQKTFFHGHSYTGNPLGCAVAIANLELYEKTNLIEEVAHKTEYVATQLEALNEYKHVGDIRQCGLMVGIELVKNKETKESFEWTERVGVQVCKRSRELGMILRPLGNTIVFMPPLASTMAEIDEMLRILYKAISDITEEE; encoded by the coding sequence ATGTTAACTATATTTATGAACAAGTTAACATTAGGGGTGACAATTGTGGCTGTTAATAGTAACACGAGTGAAAAATCGTCTTATACATATGAAGAATTATCGAAGAAGAATAAAGATTACGTATGGCACCCATTTACACAAATGAAAGATTATTTAGAAGAAGATCCTGTCATTATTGAACGTGGAGAGGGAAGAAAGCTATACGACGTAAATGGAAATGAATATTGGGACGGTGTTTCGTCTATTTGGTTAAATGTTCATGGGCATCAAGTACCGGAACTAGATGAGGCAATTCGTGAGCAATTAAATAAAATTGCTCATTCTACTATGTTAGGACTTGCTAACGTTCCATCTATTTTATTAGCAGAAAAAATAATTGATGTTGCACCAGAAGGCTTGAAGAAAGTATTTTATTCAGACTCTGGTTCTACCGCTGTTGAAATTGCAATTAAGATGGCTTTTCAATATTGGCAGCATAAAGGAAAACCGAGAAAACAAAGATTTGTTACATTAAAAGAAGCATATCACGGTGATACAATAGGTGCTGTTTCAGTAGGAGCAATAGACTTGTTTCACCAAGTGTATAGTTCACTATTATTTGAGGCAATTAAAATGCCGTATCCATATACATATCGTTCTCCTTATGGAGATAATAAGGAACAAATTGTAAAGAAACATTTAGAAGAAATGGAAGAATTGCTGCAAGAAAAACATGAAGAAGTAGCAGCTATCATTGTGGAGCCATTAATGCAAGGTGCTGGTGGGATGATTACAATGCCAAAAGGATACTTAAAAGGGCTTCGCGATTTATGTACAAAATACAATGTATTATTTATTACAGATGAGGTAGCGACTGGATTTGGGCGTACTGGGAAAATGTTTGCATGTGAACACGAGGATGTGACGCCAGACATTTTAACTGCGGGAAAAGGCTTAACAGGTGGTTATTTACCGGTGGCAATTACGGTAACGACAGATGAAATTTACAATGCCTTTTTAGGAGACTATGAAGAACAAAAAACATTTTTCCATGGTCATAGTTATACAGGGAATCCGTTAGGTTGTGCCGTAGCAATTGCAAATTTAGAACTATATGAAAAAACTAATTTAATAGAAGAGGTTGCGCATAAAACAGAATATGTAGCAACACAATTAGAAGCCCTTAATGAATATAAGCACGTAGGAGATATTCGTCAATGCGGGCTAATGGTTGGTATTGAACTTGTGAAAAATAAGGAAACGAAAGAATCGTTTGAATGGACAGAAAGAGTCGGTGTTCAAGTGTGTAAACGCTCAAGAGAGTTAGGCATGATTTTACGCCCGCTTGGTAACACCATTGTATTTATGCCTCCTCTTGCGTCTACAATGGCTGAAATCGATGAGATGTTACGCATTTTATATAAAGCAATCTCGGATATTACGGAGGAAGAGTAA
- the nhaC gene encoding Na+/H+ antiporter NhaC — protein sequence MVSKIESILLTFFIFFCIGFSVIQLEVSPHIPILFGIVILLAFGFMKKISWSTMEKGMISSISAGIPSIFIFLLVGVLISVWIAAGTIPTLMVYGFQLVSPKIFVPTVFVVCAIVGTSIGSAFTTAATVGLAFMGMGSALGYDPALIAGAIISGAFFGDKMSPLSDTTNLAPAVTGVDLFEHIRNMLWTTVPAFIIAFIAFFILGSGTRGDVDFTNFISTLEKNATISIVTLIPILLLFLFAFKKVPAVPTLLAGIVVGIIILFIFNPSTSLADLMKIMQDGYVSKTGIKDIDSLLSRGGLQSMMMSIALIFLALCMGGLLQGMGIITQLMNIISSFVKTSTRLIISTAFTAIGVNFLLGEQYLSIVLTGQAFANKYDEVGLERRNLSRVLEDAGTVINPLVPWGVSGVFLTNVLSVPTFDYVPYAIFCLACPVLTIIVGFTGFGLSWKKEKTVPVS from the coding sequence ATGGTTTCAAAAATTGAATCTATTCTTTTAACATTTTTTATCTTTTTCTGTATTGGCTTTAGTGTTATTCAATTAGAAGTTTCACCACATATCCCAATTTTATTCGGCATCGTTATTTTATTAGCGTTTGGATTTATGAAAAAAATCTCTTGGTCTACTATGGAAAAAGGGATGATAAGTAGTATTTCAGCTGGTATTCCATCTATTTTTATTTTCTTACTTGTAGGAGTATTAATTAGTGTTTGGATCGCAGCTGGAACAATTCCAACTTTAATGGTATACGGATTCCAACTTGTATCTCCAAAAATTTTCGTTCCTACTGTTTTTGTTGTTTGTGCAATTGTTGGAACAAGTATCGGTAGTGCATTTACAACTGCAGCAACAGTAGGGCTTGCCTTTATGGGAATGGGTAGTGCTCTCGGATACGATCCAGCTCTTATTGCTGGTGCAATTATTTCGGGTGCATTCTTTGGGGATAAAATGTCTCCTTTATCTGATACAACAAACTTAGCTCCAGCTGTAACTGGTGTAGATTTATTTGAACATATTCGCAACATGCTTTGGACAACAGTCCCTGCTTTCATTATTGCTTTTATCGCATTTTTCATTTTAGGAAGCGGCACTAGAGGAGACGTTGATTTCACAAACTTTATTAGTACGTTAGAAAAAAATGCAACGATTTCTATCGTTACACTTATTCCGATTTTATTACTGTTCCTATTCGCATTTAAGAAAGTACCCGCAGTTCCAACATTACTTGCAGGAATCGTAGTAGGGATCATCATTCTCTTTATTTTTAACCCTAGTACTTCTTTAGCTGATTTAATGAAAATTATGCAAGATGGTTACGTTTCTAAAACTGGTATAAAAGATATTGATAGCTTATTATCTCGCGGTGGTTTACAAAGTATGATGATGTCAATTGCTCTTATTTTCCTAGCTCTTTGTATGGGTGGTTTACTACAAGGAATGGGCATTATCACGCAACTGATGAATATCATCTCTAGCTTTGTAAAAACAAGTACACGCTTAATCATCTCTACCGCTTTCACTGCAATTGGTGTAAACTTCTTACTTGGCGAACAATACTTATCAATCGTTTTAACAGGACAAGCATTCGCTAACAAATACGATGAAGTCGGTTTAGAACGTCGTAATTTATCACGAGTATTAGAAGATGCTGGTACAGTAATTAATCCGCTCGTACCATGGGGGGTAAGCGGCGTATTCTTAACAAACGTCCTTAGCGTTCCAACATTCGATTATGTTCCATACGCAATCTTCTGTTTAGCTTGTCCAGTCTTAACAATTATTGTTGGTTTCACTGGATTTGGTCTTTCATGGAAGAAGGAAAAAACAGTACCAGTTTCATAA